A window of the Gossypium hirsutum isolate 1008001.06 chromosome A05, Gossypium_hirsutum_v2.1, whole genome shotgun sequence genome harbors these coding sequences:
- the LOC107959367 gene encoding protein ADP-ribosyltransferase PARP3 isoform X1, giving the protein MKLHEKRSHSHAHGTGDEEKIMTRKQKADQLKSNEGNESPKKPKVEADNDQHNGKTTTEVAKEFEEFCKSVREHLSVAQMREILEANGQDSSGSDASVVIKCLDMLFYGPLEKCQICNGDLEFDGNRYSCKGTYSEWSSCVYKTRSPARKQEPFKLPDSVLNSPVAELVKKYEDPKLRPHRYVGVTDKPFLGMMISLMGRLSRTHAKTLHVATLLMQQYWKTKIEKHGGTVSNSVIGVTCLVASPAERERGGSSKLVEAMERGVRVVSEAWLLDSIEKQEAQPLEAYDIVTDLAVDGKGIPWDKQVPEEHAIESLSAELKLYGKRGVYKDTRLQEQGGQIFEEDGILYNCVFSLCDQGGAINEYCIMQLVKVPDSNLHLYYKKGRVGDDPNAQERLEEWKDVDGAVEEFVRLFEEVTGNEFEPWEREKKFQKKPLKFYPIDMDDGVDVRCGGLGLRQLGVAAAHCKLEPMVANFMKVLCSQEIYKYALMEMDLDAPDLPMGMLSNVHLERCEEVLQEFIEKVKSMKESGPKAEAVWSDFSQRWFTLMHSSRPFIFRDYQELADHAAASFECVRDIVVASHMIGHMGDDTLDDPLSDRYKKIGCSISPLDKDSEDYKMILNYVEKTYEPVKLADIEYGISVENIFNVETKEGPSFDEVKKLPNKRLLWCGTRSSNLLRHLHKGFLPASCSLSVPGYMFGKGIVCSDAAAEAARYGFTAVDRPEGFLVLAVFSQGEEIMELKNPPEDTKPLEEKKVCVKGLGRKKPDESEYIDWKDDIKVPCGRLIPSEHQDSPLEYNEYTVYDPKQVSMRFLVGVKFEEKDTVMDAQD; this is encoded by the exons atGAAG CTTCATGAAAAGAGGTCTCATTCTCATGCACACGGAACTGGTGATGAAGAGAAAATCATGACAAGAAAGCAGAAAGCAGACCAGTTGAAAAGCAATGAAGGAAATGAATCTCCAAAGAAACCCAAGGTGGAGGCTGATAATGATCAACATAATGGAAAAACTACAACTGAGGTGGCTAAAGAGTTTGAGGAGTTTTGTAAATCTGTGAGGGAGCACTTATCTGTTGCACAAATGAGGGAAATCCTTGAAGCTAATGGCCAGGATTCATCTGGTTCTGATGCTTCTGTTGTCATCAAATG CCTCGATATGCTGTTCTATGGACCATTGGAGAAGTGCCAAATCTGCAATGGGGATTTGGAGTTTGATGGCAACCGCTATTCATGCAAGGGAACTTACAGTGAGTGGTCCTCTTGTGTATACAAAACAAGAAGTCCAGCAAGGAAGCAAGAACCATTCAAATTGCCTGATTCTGTCCTGAATTCACCTGTTGCTGAA TTGGTAAAGAAGTACGAGGATCCAAAACTCCGGCCTCACCGATATGTAGGGGTCACTGACAAACCTTTCTTGGGAATGATGATTTCCCTGATGGGCCGGCTTAGTCGCACACAT GCTAAGACCCTTCATGTTGCAACTCTTCTGATGCAGCAATACTGGAAAACCAAGATAGAGAAACATGGAGGGACAGTCTCCAACTCAGTCATTG GTGTAACTTGCTTGGTTGCTTCTCCTGCTGAACGAGAGCGTGGGGGCTCATCCAAACTGGTAGAAGCAAT GGAAAGAGGGGTACGAGTGGTGAGTGAAGCTTGGTTACTTGACAGCATTGAGAAGCAAGAAGCACAGCCATTAGAAGCTTATGACATAGTTACAGATCTTGCTGTTGATGGCAAAGGAATTCCATGGGATAAACAAGTTCCTGAAGAACATGCAATCGAATCACTTTCAGCTGAA CTCAAGTTGTATGGAAAAAGAGGAGTCTACAAGGATACCAGATTGCAAGAGCAAGGTGGCCAAATATTTGAGGAAGATGGGATATTATACAACTGTGTCTTTTCGCTTTGCGACCAAGGAGGAGCCATTAATGA GTATTGCATTATGCAACTGGTCAAAGTACCAGATAGTAACCTCCACTTGTACTACAAGAAAGGGAGAGTAGGGGATGATCCTAATGCCCAGGAGCGGCTCGAGGAATGGAAGGACGTAGATGGTGCTGTGGAGGAGTTTGTTAGGCTGTTTGAGGAAGTAACAGGAAACGAATTTGAGCCATGGGAAAGGGAGAAGAAGTTTCAGAAGAAGCCACTGAAATTTTATCCCATAGacatg GATGATGGGGTTGATGTGAGATGTGGAGGACTTGGCCTGCGACAGCTAGGTGTTGCAGCAGCACATTGTAAACTTGAACCGATGGTTGCGAATTTCATGAAGGTTCTTTGCAGTCAGGAGATTTACAA GTATGCGCTGATGGAGATGGATTTAGATGCCCCTGATTTACCAATGGGGATGCTCTCTAATGTTCATTTGGAAAGAT GTGAAGAGGTTCTACAAGAGTTTATAGAAAAAGTGAAATCAATGAAAGAATCTGGACCTAAAGCAGAGGCAGTTTGGTCAGACTTTAGCCAAAGATGGTTCACTCTGATGCATTCTTCCAGGCCCTTCATCTTCAGGGACTATCAAGAGCTTGCAGATCAT GCTGCAGCATCATTCGAGTGTGTTCGAGACATTGTTGTGGCATCCCATATGATTGGACATATGGGTGATGATACTCTTGATGACCCATTGTCTGATAGATACAAGAAAATAGGATGCTCAATTTCTCCACTGGATAAAGATTCCGAGGACTACAAGATGATCCTCAATTATGTGGAAAAAACTTATGAACCTGTCAAGCTTGCAGACATT GAATATGGGATCTCAGTTGAGAACATCTTCAATGTGGAAACTAAGGAAGGCCCCTCGTTTGATGAAGTAAAAAAGCTGCCAAACAAGAGACTCCTGTGGTGCG GTACTCGGAGCTCGAACCTGTTAAGGCATTTGCATAAAGGCTTCCTGCCAGCAAGCTGTTCTCTATCAGTTCCAGGATATATG TTCGGGAAGGGCATAGTTTGTTCTGATGCTGCAGCAGAAGCTGCCAGGTATGGCTTCACTGCTGTAGACAGGCCTGAAGGGTTCTTGGTTCTCGCTGTGTTTTCACAAGGTGAAGAAATTATGGAGCTCAAGAACCCACCGGAG GATACTAAGCCATTGGAAGAGAAGAAAGTGTGTGTGAAGGGACTGGGGAGAAAGAAACCAGATGAATCAGAATATATAGATTGGAAAGATGATATCAAAGTCCCTTGTGGCCGTTTGATCCCCTCAGAACACCAGGATAGCCCTCTCGAGTATAATGAATACACAGTCTATGATCCCAAACAG GTGAGCATGAGGTTCTTGGTCGGAGTGAAGTTTGAAGAAAAGGATACAGTGATGGACGCCCAGGATTGA
- the LOC107959367 gene encoding protein ADP-ribosyltransferase PARP3 isoform X2 — protein sequence MKLHEKRSHSHAHGTGDEEKIMTRKQKADQLKSNEGNESPKKPKVEADNDQHNGKTTTEVAKEFEEFCKSVREHLSVAQMREILEANGQDSSGSDASVVIKCLDMLFYGPLEKCQICNGDLEFDGNRYSCKGTYSEWSSCVYKTRSPARKQEPFKLPDSVLNSPVAELVKKYEDPKLRPHRYVGVTDKPFLGMMISLMGRLSRTHQYWKTKIEKHGGTVSNSVIGVTCLVASPAERERGGSSKLVEAMERGVRVVSEAWLLDSIEKQEAQPLEAYDIVTDLAVDGKGIPWDKQVPEEHAIESLSAELKLYGKRGVYKDTRLQEQGGQIFEEDGILYNCVFSLCDQGGAINEYCIMQLVKVPDSNLHLYYKKGRVGDDPNAQERLEEWKDVDGAVEEFVRLFEEVTGNEFEPWEREKKFQKKPLKFYPIDMDDGVDVRCGGLGLRQLGVAAAHCKLEPMVANFMKVLCSQEIYKYALMEMDLDAPDLPMGMLSNVHLERCEEVLQEFIEKVKSMKESGPKAEAVWSDFSQRWFTLMHSSRPFIFRDYQELADHAAASFECVRDIVVASHMIGHMGDDTLDDPLSDRYKKIGCSISPLDKDSEDYKMILNYVEKTYEPVKLADIEYGISVENIFNVETKEGPSFDEVKKLPNKRLLWCGTRSSNLLRHLHKGFLPASCSLSVPGYMFGKGIVCSDAAAEAARYGFTAVDRPEGFLVLAVFSQGEEIMELKNPPEDTKPLEEKKVCVKGLGRKKPDESEYIDWKDDIKVPCGRLIPSEHQDSPLEYNEYTVYDPKQVSMRFLVGVKFEEKDTVMDAQD from the exons atGAAG CTTCATGAAAAGAGGTCTCATTCTCATGCACACGGAACTGGTGATGAAGAGAAAATCATGACAAGAAAGCAGAAAGCAGACCAGTTGAAAAGCAATGAAGGAAATGAATCTCCAAAGAAACCCAAGGTGGAGGCTGATAATGATCAACATAATGGAAAAACTACAACTGAGGTGGCTAAAGAGTTTGAGGAGTTTTGTAAATCTGTGAGGGAGCACTTATCTGTTGCACAAATGAGGGAAATCCTTGAAGCTAATGGCCAGGATTCATCTGGTTCTGATGCTTCTGTTGTCATCAAATG CCTCGATATGCTGTTCTATGGACCATTGGAGAAGTGCCAAATCTGCAATGGGGATTTGGAGTTTGATGGCAACCGCTATTCATGCAAGGGAACTTACAGTGAGTGGTCCTCTTGTGTATACAAAACAAGAAGTCCAGCAAGGAAGCAAGAACCATTCAAATTGCCTGATTCTGTCCTGAATTCACCTGTTGCTGAA TTGGTAAAGAAGTACGAGGATCCAAAACTCCGGCCTCACCGATATGTAGGGGTCACTGACAAACCTTTCTTGGGAATGATGATTTCCCTGATGGGCCGGCTTAGTCGCACACAT CAATACTGGAAAACCAAGATAGAGAAACATGGAGGGACAGTCTCCAACTCAGTCATTG GTGTAACTTGCTTGGTTGCTTCTCCTGCTGAACGAGAGCGTGGGGGCTCATCCAAACTGGTAGAAGCAAT GGAAAGAGGGGTACGAGTGGTGAGTGAAGCTTGGTTACTTGACAGCATTGAGAAGCAAGAAGCACAGCCATTAGAAGCTTATGACATAGTTACAGATCTTGCTGTTGATGGCAAAGGAATTCCATGGGATAAACAAGTTCCTGAAGAACATGCAATCGAATCACTTTCAGCTGAA CTCAAGTTGTATGGAAAAAGAGGAGTCTACAAGGATACCAGATTGCAAGAGCAAGGTGGCCAAATATTTGAGGAAGATGGGATATTATACAACTGTGTCTTTTCGCTTTGCGACCAAGGAGGAGCCATTAATGA GTATTGCATTATGCAACTGGTCAAAGTACCAGATAGTAACCTCCACTTGTACTACAAGAAAGGGAGAGTAGGGGATGATCCTAATGCCCAGGAGCGGCTCGAGGAATGGAAGGACGTAGATGGTGCTGTGGAGGAGTTTGTTAGGCTGTTTGAGGAAGTAACAGGAAACGAATTTGAGCCATGGGAAAGGGAGAAGAAGTTTCAGAAGAAGCCACTGAAATTTTATCCCATAGacatg GATGATGGGGTTGATGTGAGATGTGGAGGACTTGGCCTGCGACAGCTAGGTGTTGCAGCAGCACATTGTAAACTTGAACCGATGGTTGCGAATTTCATGAAGGTTCTTTGCAGTCAGGAGATTTACAA GTATGCGCTGATGGAGATGGATTTAGATGCCCCTGATTTACCAATGGGGATGCTCTCTAATGTTCATTTGGAAAGAT GTGAAGAGGTTCTACAAGAGTTTATAGAAAAAGTGAAATCAATGAAAGAATCTGGACCTAAAGCAGAGGCAGTTTGGTCAGACTTTAGCCAAAGATGGTTCACTCTGATGCATTCTTCCAGGCCCTTCATCTTCAGGGACTATCAAGAGCTTGCAGATCAT GCTGCAGCATCATTCGAGTGTGTTCGAGACATTGTTGTGGCATCCCATATGATTGGACATATGGGTGATGATACTCTTGATGACCCATTGTCTGATAGATACAAGAAAATAGGATGCTCAATTTCTCCACTGGATAAAGATTCCGAGGACTACAAGATGATCCTCAATTATGTGGAAAAAACTTATGAACCTGTCAAGCTTGCAGACATT GAATATGGGATCTCAGTTGAGAACATCTTCAATGTGGAAACTAAGGAAGGCCCCTCGTTTGATGAAGTAAAAAAGCTGCCAAACAAGAGACTCCTGTGGTGCG GTACTCGGAGCTCGAACCTGTTAAGGCATTTGCATAAAGGCTTCCTGCCAGCAAGCTGTTCTCTATCAGTTCCAGGATATATG TTCGGGAAGGGCATAGTTTGTTCTGATGCTGCAGCAGAAGCTGCCAGGTATGGCTTCACTGCTGTAGACAGGCCTGAAGGGTTCTTGGTTCTCGCTGTGTTTTCACAAGGTGAAGAAATTATGGAGCTCAAGAACCCACCGGAG GATACTAAGCCATTGGAAGAGAAGAAAGTGTGTGTGAAGGGACTGGGGAGAAAGAAACCAGATGAATCAGAATATATAGATTGGAAAGATGATATCAAAGTCCCTTGTGGCCGTTTGATCCCCTCAGAACACCAGGATAGCCCTCTCGAGTATAATGAATACACAGTCTATGATCCCAAACAG GTGAGCATGAGGTTCTTGGTCGGAGTGAAGTTTGAAGAAAAGGATACAGTGATGGACGCCCAGGATTGA
- the LOC107959369 gene encoding zinc finger A20 and AN1 domain-containing stress-associated protein 3, with translation MAEEHRCQAPQLCANNCGFFGSPTTQNLCSKCYRDLQLKEQQSSSAKQAFNHTFVPSSSSLPSSSSARSSFSASLPVEDEPSAGTKETKVVEGEEVQVTPNRCLSCKKRVGLTGFKCRCGMVFCGIHRYPEQHACTFDFKGMGKQQIAKANPLVKGEKLQKI, from the coding sequence ATGGCTGAAGAACATAGATGTCAAGCACCACAGTTATGTGCCAACAACTGTGGATTTTTCGGAAGCCCGACGACTCAAAATCTCTGCTCTAAATGTTATCGCGATCTTCAACTTAAAGAACAACAATCTTCCTCTGCCAAACAAGCCTTTAATCACACTTTCGTTCCTTCGTCGTCTTCATTGCCATCGTCATCATCGGCCCGATCTTCGTTTTCGGCATCCTTGCCGGTGGAGGATGAACCATCGGCGGGAACGAAGGAAACGAAGGTGGTGGAGGGGGAGGAAGTTCAGGTTACGCCAAACAGATGCTTGAGTTGCAAGAAACGCGTGGGGCTCACGGGGTTCAAGTGCAGGTGCGGGATGGTTTTTTGTGGGATCCATAGGTACCCTGAACAACATGCTTGTACTTTTGATTTCAAAGGGATGGGAAAACAACAAATCGCCAAAGCTAATCCTCTTGTTAAGGGTGAGAAgcttcaaaaaatataa
- the LOC107959368 gene encoding beta-1,6-galactosyltransferase GALT29A → MVSFLCLNPSSLFGMPKSTEPEDGSESDTDLFRIRTFFLFWPYLANPIYRPANVILLMKRSFRPLISILMLVALTATLSCRIASPRRGVFTVSAELESTTVLSQPPQIQIFNSTLLKFASIDIGEAKSKLEIKQLLERDFPSQGRQRNFATSRSFSHHDAKSKNSNGLPVLLRSPKFYRYWLDFRRNLQLWARKKTFQSEIMMDLVSLVKTPIDRHNGLMSSARKYKSCAVVGNSGILLNRDYGELIDGHEIVIRLNNARTEKFEENVGSKTSISFVNSNILHLCARREGCFCHPYGRNVPMIMYICQPVHFMDYTVCNSSHKAPLLITDPRFDVLCARIVKYYSAKRFVEETRKALGEWASTHDGSMFHYSSGMQAVMLALGICDKVSIFGFGKSTSAKHHYHTNQKSELRLHDYKAEYAFYHDLVKNPQAIPFISDRFRFPPVVIYL, encoded by the coding sequence ATGGTTTCTTTTTTGTGCTTAAACCCCTCTTCTCTATTTGGGATGCCAAAATCTACTGAACCTGAAGATGGATCTGAATCTGATACAGATTTATTCAGGATCCgtacttttttcttattttggccATACCTCGCAAACCCCATTTATCGTCCCGCCAATGTGATTCTTCTCATGAAGAGGTCGTTCAGACCCTTGATAAGCATTCTAATGCTTGTTGCATTGACCGCAACCTTAAGCTGTCGGATTGCCAGTCCCCGTCGCGGTGTCTTTACTGTTTCAGCTGAGTTGGAGTCAACCACGGTCCTTAGCCAACCCCCACAAATCCAAATTTTTAACTCCACTTTGCTCAAGTTTGCATCTATTGATATAGGTGAAGCAAAATCCAAGCTTGAAATAAAGCAGCTGCTGGAAAGGGACTTTCCTAGTCAAGGAAGGCAAAGGAACTTTGCAACTTCGAGGAGCTTCAGTCATCATGATGCCAAATCCAAAAATTCTAATGGATTACCGGTATTACTCAGGTCCCCAAAATTTTATCGGTATTGGTTAGATTTTAGGAGGAATTTACAGCTTTGGGCAAGAAAAAAGACGTTCCAGTCTGAGATCATGATGGATTTAGTTAGCTTAGTGAAGACCCCTATTGATAGACACAATGGCTTGATGAGTTCAGCTAGAAAGTATAAATCTTGTGCTGTTGTGGGGAACAGTGGGATATTGCTGAACCGTGATTATGGGGAACTGATTGATGGTCATGAGATTGTGATTAGACTGAATAATGCTAGAACTGAGAAGTTTGAAGAGAATGTGGGATCAAAAACAAGCATTTCCTTTGTAAATAGCAATATACTGCATCTTTGTGCTAGGAGGGAAGGTTGCTTTTGTCATCCTTATGGAAGGAATGTTCCTATGATTATGTACATTTGTCAACCAGTTCATTTCATGGACTATACAGTCTGCAATTCGTCTCACAAGGCACCTTTGTTGATTACAGATCCTCGTTTTGATGTGTTATGTGCTAGGATTGTGAAGTATTATTCGGCTAAACGATTTGTGGAGGAGACCAGGAAGGCATTGGGAGAATGGGCTTCTACACATGATGGTTCTATGTTTCATTACTCCTCTGGGATGCAAGCTGTTATGCTGGCATTGGGAATTTGTGACAAAGTCAGTATATTTGGCTTTGGCAAATCAACTTCTGCAAAGCATCACTACCATACTAATCAGAAGTCTGAGCTCCGGTTACATGACTACAAAGCGGAGTATGCATTCTACCATGATCTGGTGAAGAATCCACAGGCAATACCCTTCATTTCGGATAGGTTCAGGTTCCCACCTGTGGTAATCTATCTATGA